A stretch of the Stegostoma tigrinum isolate sSteTig4 chromosome 34, sSteTig4.hap1, whole genome shotgun sequence genome encodes the following:
- the LOC132206003 gene encoding zinc finger protein 239-like, with protein sequence MGGKPLNSELCDQDFTQSLTLIGHHQIPIGEKPFKCKMCHKSFSQSQTLLKHQCIHKGEESFTCDVCHKSFSRSMNLHRHQRIHTGEKPFTCEVCEKSFSDSSNFRVHQRIHTGEKPFTCEVCDKSFSQLSSLQVHQAVHTGEKPFKCEVCDKAYATSTRLLMHQSIHTGEKPFRCEVCKISFIESSELLIHQRIHTGEKPFKCEVCKKSFSQSSSLHTHQRIHTGEKPFTCELCHKSFPYSSSLRVHIRSHTGERPFRCEMCDKSFSHLMSLRVHQCIHTREKRFTGDVCEKAFTQLQSILQHQTIHAGE encoded by the coding sequence ATGGGAGGGAAACCGTTGAACAGTGAGTTGTGTGACCAAGACTTCACACAGTCATTAACACTCATTGGACATCACCAAATTCCCATTGGGGAGAAGCCTTTCAAGTGCAAGATGTGCCACAAATCATTCTCGCAGTCACAGACCCTCCTCAAACACCAGTGTATTCACAAGGGGGAGGAATCGTTTACGTGTGATGTATGCCATAAATCATTCTCAAGGTCAATGAATCTCCACAgacaccaacgcattcacaccGGGGAGAAACCGTTCACATGCGAGGTGTGTGAGAAATCGTTCTCTGATTCATCGAACTTCCGTGTGCACCAACGtatccacacaggggagaaaccattcacatgtgaggtgtgtgacaaatcattctcacagTTATCCAGCCTGCAGGTCCATCAGGCAGTCCATACGGGGGAGAAACCCTTCAAATGTGAGGTATGTGATAAAGCTTATGCCACATCGACCAGACTCCTGATGCACCAGAgtattcacacaggggagaaacccttCAGGTGTGAGGTTTGCAAGATATCTTTCATTGAATCTTCGGAACTGCTGATTCACCAGaggattcacacaggggagaaacccttCAAGTGCGAGGTGTGCAAGAAGTCATTCTCACAATCATCGAGTCTGCACAcacaccaacgcattcacacaggggagaagccattcacttGTGAGTTGTGCCACAAATCCTTCCCCTACTCTTCGAGCCTCCGGGTACATATCCGCAGTCACACAGGGGAGAGACCGTTCAGGTGTGAGATGTGCGACAAATCATTCTCTCACTTAATGAGTCTCCGTGTACACCAATGTATTCATACAAGGGAGAAGCGCTTCACTGGGGATGTTTGTGAGAAAGCCTTCACACAGTTACAAAGCATCTTGCAGCATCAGACAATCCATGCAGGGGAGTAA